DNA sequence from the Tachysurus fulvidraco isolate hzauxx_2018 chromosome 1, HZAU_PFXX_2.0, whole genome shotgun sequence genome:
CTACCTTTCAATCCAAGTACATTATAAaacataatgtcattaatttcATTCATAAGGAAAAAGCAGGCTCACCAATGACACTGAAAACATGGTTCATCAGGTCCTTAAATCCTTGAAAGGAGAGACAAGAAATTCTCTGATTACTACCTGTATATCACAATCCCATAGTTCCATAGTGAGAAAAAAGagatgcatactgtatatttaacaaAAGACCAAGCTACCTTGGTCAGTCAGGTTGAGTGTGGATTTGTCTTGGCCTCTGTCATCCTTTACAATCACCTCATACACACCGGCATCCTTCTTAGAGAtctttagcacacacacacacacacacacacacacacacacacacacacacacacacacacacacacacacacacacacacacacacacacacacacacacacacacacacacacacacacacacacacacacacacacacacacacacacagtgtaactatTCAGACATTAAAATGTGATCACTTCCCAAGAAATGCAGATCtaactaaacaaaataaagcataaaatacACTTAAATGCAGGTATTAAAGAAAGGCAGACATTCTAAgtgactgagagaaagagagagggagaaaaagagaaattatACTCATTCAAAACTTGTTAAATGCCTCTGGTGAACAGTCTATTATGTTGAtgaattattatgattattaagtTTCTCCCACTTGAATGATGTATTCAGGATTCATGATTCAGTTAAAACCCATGGTGTCATTTGTTAAGAACAAGAAATTAATGATCAAAAAGGATTTCTAAAGTTTTCACCTTAGTAATCTCCAGTGTCAACACTCCTTCGGCAAAGTCCAGTTTCTCACTGGCTTTGATCTCTCTTCCATCCTTATACCACAATGCTACAGAGTCCTTCTTCATGTTACCCAccttgaaacacacacacacacacacacacacacacacacacacacacacacacacacacacacacacacacacacactcagaataGTTCCATACATGGAAATatgctgaactgaactgaactgaactgaactgaactgaactgaactgaataaaaCACTCACTTTGCACTTCAGTCTCACAAGGCACTCAGATGTGACCTCGTAACTTAGATACTCCACAAAATGAGGACCTGCGAGCgattaaacacacatataaacacataccgTGAATTCCAGAATATGGTTTCAAAGCACAAAATTAAGTTATTCCTAGCTTTTCCTGCTTAAATAAATGACCAACTTAAAACTAAACAAGTAGTACTGCTAAACCAGTGCTTGTAAAGGTTTTTTAACCAACTCCATATTTCCTGCCATCAGTCTACAGGTATGTGTTCAAGGGTTTTTCTGTCTCTATGACAGAACCTTTAAATCATCTAGAAGGATACAACAGGTTGTTACCCTGTAAGAAAGTTTCATcaattctacattttatttattattgacttGCCAGAGATAAATAATATTCTTGCTAGCTTGCATGAAAAGAAATTCCTGtcctgtgtttttctgtctctctagcAAATGCTTACCTTGTTTTCTGTGCCATTCTTTCCTCTGGAACTCAGATTCTTTCTGCAATTGTTtgaaaactgcaaaaaaaaaaaaaaaaaaaaaaaaagagagaaattatTAATTCCAATTTATTAGCTTTATTTGGTAAAGCtgtgaagtttgtgtgtgtaatatgggCCGAGAGAGTGTGTACCATTTCCTATCAACACCAGGCTGGACTGGTTGGTGGCTTTGCCATCCTGCAGTTGGAAAGTGTAGGTTCCTTCATCCTCTTTCCCCAGTGACTCCATAAACATCTCAATAATTCCAGTATTCTTATCAAAGTTCATCTTATATTTCTGAAACAGACAATTAGACACTCTggaatacaaacaaaataactTTTATAGCACTGAGTTAAAAAGCAACCTGATTACCTCAaccaaataaatcagataagTCTGATGTCCTGTTTATGAGAAAACAATCTCCAGTGAATCAAATTGTGTGTGCATAAATATCTGCTCACCTCTCCCTGAGAGATCAAGTTGTCATTGAATACGTATTCAACTTTGCCATTAGCAGAAATCTTCTCAGCCTGCAGCCAAAAGCGAACCCTACCCTTCTCTAACAACTGCACAGCTAACTCTGATTTCAGAGGGATAACTACAGAGAAAATGGAAAGAGAAGGTACACAGATGAGAAAGCAGAGTTTGATAGACCATGTTTGATTCAACAAGTTAGATAATGGAGATCATTATGCATCTGATCTCATTGTGAATCAACCAGACATACATGTTATACACAAAGGACATAAATCTAATGTAAAACATGATCTGAAAAATTGGCAGTTATGAAAGCAGAATGATGTTCAGTACTCACTGGGGAATTTGTGGTCATGGCTGATCTTCAGCAGCTCCTTCAGGCCTGTCATAGCACATGAACACAGTTCAGTCACAGCTCAACCTCATAACAATGAaaggaatattattattataggtcAAAATATTATTCTCTGCAATTAAAATGACCCTCAAATATAATTAATGAGCAAAGACATGCTGAAATCTTCATTTGCACAATTGACAAAGTAATACCTTTTGCACAGTGATACGTGCTCAAATTATTCATTGTTTCCAGATGTGCTATTTGTTAGAGTGAAATCTCTTCTGCAAATAGTCTGACCGTAAGAATGTTTTACATACACTCTTGACATGAACATATAAAACTTTACAGTGCTGTTGtgtgacataaaaacaaacataaagcaATTTCTGTCTCGTGGTTGAATAGATACGAGGCAAATTGGATACACATATAATTAGTTTATTCTAAACATGAGATTATAGGTTTAAAGATTGCACAACAGGTTAACATACCCTCCTCAGTCAGGGTGTAGCTTGCGGAGGCTccatcagtgtgtgtaacagcacAGGAGTAAATACCCAGATCTTCCTCGGAAGGACTGTTAAAGATGGCTTTGGACCTGCAGAAGTCAGATTAaaagattacttttttttttaataatactgaCATATAGGTATGATTGTGGCCGTTCAAATGTCTGAGCAAATTTCTTGAAATACTTAAAAGCTAATGCATTTAAGCCCAATGCCAAAGAAAAATGAatacttatataataatatatcaaTATTTTAGCCTAAAAGGTGACTGAAGTACCTGCACACACTTACTTGTTGCCCTTGGTCTCCATGGTCAAACGGTTAGTGTCTTTCATTTCTTCATAATTCTTGGACCAGATGAACTTGGATTCAGCAGTGAGATTCTGACATTCAAAGTTCATTGAAATCACACCTTCGTCATCAACATCCACAAGCAACTCCATGGTACCTAAAAATGAGAAAGCAACCTTTGTGTTTGATCTAATGCTTTGCATGTTGGGTCTTCAGTTTTTTTCAGGGTTTCCTTAAAAGTAAGGTAGTGACAACATTTAACttattggttttgttttgttgcataGTGTTTTCAATGTTTCATATAACAtaatcatgtttgtttgtgctaGCATCTGAGCACATGTTCACTGAGGCCctaaagaaagatttttttgtacAGTACCTGGTTTAGTCTCAGCCAACACTGGTTCTGTTTCTTCAGATGCTTTGCCCACACCAGCTTTGTTCTGAGCCCGTACACGAAACACATATGATACTCCCTCTTTCAGGTCCTTGATCTGGAAACACGAAGTGAAACCATCAGTCAACTTGTTCTTATACACAGAGTTTCCAAACTATGGGGCAGTGAGAATAACTCAACATCTCCTCTTGTTTTGTATGTTAATAACgtaaaatgttacatttaaacaaGCCTCAGGGGAATATATTATTTCACTATATTCACTATCCTGACACACGGCACTAGCATAGCTAAACTAGCAAAACTGGGCACATTTTCTCATTAATAGTCAATAAAATTGCATATTTATGTACTATTCATTGAATAATAACATTAACTGGATTTCCTATTGAAAATAgtgtttgaatttattttaaaactctCATGTAGGATTCAAACCTACTGAATAAGTGCAttttttagattattaaatacttttaaatgtcAATATTAAAGACAAGACCATAACACCAGTCACAATGGTGGCAGTATGTTTTAAAGTCATCCATATGTCATCGGTCTGTTTAACATTGCTGTGGATGAAATTGCTGAATTTTACAATTCATATGCTGTCTAgttgatgtcatttttaaatcatcttgATGTAAATAAGTTTGAGAGCAATGCCCCTACGGTCAGTTTGAAGGCTAGCACAGACCTTCATGTATGTTTTGCTTGTAGCTTTCTCGTTGACTCCCCGCCATTTCTCAAAATCTGCATCAGCCTCCTTGATGTCAATGTAATAGCCATTGACCTCATCACGACCTACATACACTGGTGGTTTCCAGAGCAACACCAAAGAATCCTTACGTACTTCCAGCACTTGGAGGTCATGTGGGGGACCTAAGCACAAgtagatttataaatataaaacactcCAGTACAGGAAAATGAGTGATTATTAAACCATAGTATTAAAatctgcctcacacacacacacacacacacacacacacacacacacacacacacacacacacacacacacacacacacacacacacacacacacacacacacacacacacctggtacAGCAATGGTCCACTCTTCACATTTAAAGGTCTGGCTAGGCAGAGATGGCAAGCCAACACCAGCCATGTTTGCAGCACGAACCTGGAACTGGTAGAGCATGTTTTCCTTCAAATCAGAGACCTGTGGAGAAAATAGAGAATTAAAGAGAGAATTAGGATTCAATTATAGTCTTTTCATTTTTGGTCTTTAATTTAAAAGAACATCAGTATACATACCCTGTAGGCTCTCTCACTGACTGCTTTAATGTTAGCCTCATGCCATTTTCCATGTACACCACCAATGACCTCACGGTAATCCACAAAATATCCAATGATATCAGCACCACCAATAAATGTTGGCTGTTTCCAGGCTAGTACCATAGAATCCCTTACACTCTCCAACACGGAAATGCCAAATGGTGGAGCAGGGGAGGCTGGGTTAATGACAGACTTCAGTTAGGGTTTGATAGAACAGTCAagattcaataataaaaaaaaaactgacaactTAGTCTAATCAGAGACACTTAAGATTCTCTTGAGGAAGGAATTTTGTCAGTCATATACTGTCGAAGATGTCGAGGTTTTGATAGTTTTAGCATATGTTACTAATTTTGGTacaataataaagattttattctttttcgAAACTTATTCTTTATTCTAAGTCCTATGGTCAAATTTGGCAAATCaaccaacatactgtataatggtACATATTCTAAAAAGCAGTCAATGTCGCAGTTAAATCATATCAATGATTTGTTGGCCTTACATAAAATAGTACAGTAAAATAAGTGGTATttaaaaaaccaacaaacaacaaacaaacaaacaaacaaaaaacaccaggACCCTTTTTCATTAAGTAGTGTAAGGGTGGCCAGTGCACTGAGAGCTGGAAGTGGCAAGAAAAAGACTCTAAACATGCAAAGAAAGGTGTTGTAATCAagggttttaaaataaaaatactaactACAACAAAACTACACAGTCAAACTTACCTttggaaaatatttaattataagctCCATAACAATATGCCTTATAACTTGTTGACTTAATGCTGTGAGGAAAAAAGGACCAATCCATATAGTAACAATTAAAAACAGTATTTTGAAGTGTTTTATCTCAATGATGAAGTGTGGAAAATTTTATCAAACAGTACTTAACTTATTAAAACTTGGCAGTTAATGACAGacataatattaaaaccactTACAGGTGAAGTGAACAACATTGATGGGCAAGAATCTCACAAGGgtcaaattgtgatggctagacgacTGGGTCAGAACAACTCCAAAATAACAGGTCTTGTACCTGGCATACAGAAATTAGTACCTACCAAATGTGGTCCAACGAAGGATAACCAGTGGCAGGTTCATGAAAACCCAAGGTTCAATGATGCACATAGAGAATGAAGGCTAACCTGTCTAGCCCAATGTGACAGAAGAGCTTCTGtagcacaaactgctgaaaaagTTAAAGCTTTTTAATGCCAGAACCTTACTGTACAAAAGTGCATCACAACTTGCTTTGTATGGAGCTATGTAAACTGGTCAGAGTGCCCAGTCTGACCCCTTTCCACTGCTGAAAGTGCCTACAATAGCCACAAGAGCATCAGATGTGAACAATGGAGTCATGTAATCTTTTCTGATCAATCAtgtttttgggggttttttgggggtttttttttgccttattgGATGGCTGGGTGCATGTGTAACGCTTACTTGGGGAAGAGCAGTGGTTGTGCAGTGTGATGCACTGGGCAGTGCTCTGCTGGGACATGTACCACCTACCTGAACTTTGTTGCAGACTTTCATTGCATTGGTAATCCCTAATGGCAGTGTCCTATTTAAACAGGATTATGCACCCTACCATACTAAGTCACAGATCACAGTCTGATCgggcatctgtgggatgtgcagGACAAACAGTTCTAATCCATAGAAGCCACACCTCAAAACTTACAGGGCTTAAAGGACCTGTTGTTTATGTCTTGGTTCCAGGTACCACATCACCCCTTCAGTGATCTTGTGCTGTTCATGCCTCTAGggggacctacacaatattaggcaggtggttttaatttTATGACTGATTGGTGTATATTGCCAAGTAATATTAAGTGAAATATTAACTAGGCTTGGTGTGTATTATAggataaatgtatataattgtattccaatattttatgtgaattgtgtatgtgtaatattgtgtaaataatgtgaattgtgaaatatatacacacacacacacacacacacacacacacacacacacacacacacacacacacacacacacacacacagacatacacacaatatgTTTTATGTTGGTGTGAAGGAATAACACAAGAAGAACAAAGGAAAATATTTCAGCTCTGAAGACATGTGGCCTTCCACAGAGACAGTACTGAGTAGAAGTTCATTTTCACTTCATCTCCTCACCTGAACCTCTGCGCccatttccattttctttttctctctcttgctccgaAGAAGAGTCTACTGAGGACTTACATTTTTCCTGTACTTCACTTGCCGGTCTGGTTATGTGTTGCATTACTTTATCATCAGAGTGACTGGGAACCTGCTCAGCCATGGGCCttgaagtgtttgtgttagCATTCGAATTGGTGTCTGTATTGTTTCCAAGTGCAGTGCCCATTGTAATGTCTAAATTGATGCCAGGTTCGGGTCCTAATTTAGTTATTGAATTTGTGTCATGTTTAGAGCCTATTTTGTTCTTTAAATTACTACAAGATTCTTTGGGCACTTTGATGTCCGAACTGGTGCCAGTTTCACTGGCCATTTTGGGGTCCTCATTAGTGTCAGATTGAGTATAAAACTCACAGCTGGGTTCAGGAGCCCAGGTTACACCGCATCTCTTTCCCCCTTTGCCTTTACTTAGTGCACTTGGAGGACCCAGAGGGTCTGCACTATTAGTCCTCTTGCTAAAACTAGCTAGGGAAGTTAGCTTTGTGGTAGCAGGGGAGCCAGGGGGCACATGCCCGCCCTCCTTCCCTGGCCTGTGCTGGGTTAGTCCAACTGTGTTACCCCCTGACTCCAGAAACACACCATGAGGAATACCGCCCCCTAAAGTGTTTAGCCAGGAACAGcaagagacaaaataaaaagtgatcTCAGTAGAAGTCACAGAAATCAAGCTTTATACAAACAGTAGTTCTGCATGCAGGTTCATATGTAgtgtttacttgtttttattattcttttaaattTCAGTATACATGCACAGCATATTCTTGTCAAAATTACTGGAAACACAACACTATTAAAAAAGCTCAATGAACATAATCAGTTTCTACAAAAAGAGTTAAtctaaagaaagacaaaacaacaagaagTCTTCATTTGTGAAGAAAAAATGAAGACAAGATGGCTGAAGAGTGACATCTGAAAGTGGACAAGCCAGAAGAGAATAGCAGAAAGCAGttaatgaaaaaaaggaaagtgaaAGAAATAGAGAATGAGTAAAGATTATGAATGATACTAGATAGGCAGAGATACTGACAAAGAAAAGTGCAGCAAAAGGAATTGAGTTTGTACAGGTAAGTATGATGCTTTGTGCCATCCTTGATGAAAAAGCACAGTTGTTTGGCAACAAAACTGAATGATTTCTTTTGAGAAACTTAATTGAAATACGTACATTTTACTTCAAAAAATCAAATGTAagttaataagaataataatagatatatttttttttggaaatgaaCATACATGTTTTGTGAGATAGCTAAGACTTTGTTATGATATTATGAATATGTTCAAAATCTGTATTTAGACTTAGAACTATTGATTgccatagaaaaaaaaagaaaacatagacAGAAATCATAATCATGTTGCCATGTGTGTTTCACAAGAGTACACTGATCATGCACTTCAGCACAAAGCCAGACATAGCTAAAGGAGCATTATGGGtaaaggaagagaggaagagatgtGCCATAGTGGAGCAAATGGATGTGTGTGCTAAAGAGCGGAAAGGTTGaaaagagggtgtgtgtgagtgcggaTGAACTGGTTTTGTAGTCACCACTATGTTGGGTCACTTAGGACCCAATCTAGAGGAAATCTACAAGTCCTAACCTCCACTTCTGGGAGAATCAAGGGCAGAGCTGCAGGGTATGTGGGGTGGCTTCAGAGTGCAGTTGAAAACGTGAGAAGTTAAAGAGTGGAACAATGGTGTGGAGCATAAAAGGAACAGATTTGCTGAGTGTACAGAGCTGAAAACATGTTTATGAAAAGATGAGCACAAGCAAATTTATTGGAAAGTTTTGGTATCGTATTGATCTCCACAAAACAAGAAGACTTTCAATCTTAGATAATACAATATAATCCTTGTTGTAAGGAgtataaaaatgtgaaacattTTTCTAGCTTAACTGTAGTCGAGGCTGACTCACCAATAGCAGCTTTTACTTCAATAGCCTCTGACTCCTGTGAGAACTCACTGATTCCGGCAGCATTAACTGCTCTCACACGGAAAACATACTTTTCACCTGTTGTCAAGCCATGACACACAAATCTATGGATAAAAGGGAAGGCATTCGTGTATCAAAATCCTGTGTGTAATACACATATCTGAGTGTGCATGTCTGTAAATATGGAAGGTTTACCTAGTGGCTTTCACAGGCTTATTATTGCAGGGCTCCCAAGCATTGCGTCCAGCAATGCTGGTCTCAATGTAGTAGCCCACCAGCTCTTTAGCGTGCCGTGATGCCTCCCATGAAACCACAAcagatgtgtctgtgtttcgGGTGGGGACTACACGGCCCGGGGCAGATGGAATATCTGAAGAGTGGAGGACATGGAATTATTAAAactaatatttactatattaaagcttatatttaatataacaacaacaacaacaacaacaacaacaataataataataataataataataataataatagaaaataaactcACTGTATTGAATTGTAATGTTACAATTCAATTTTCACTATAATTTCTTAGAACTTAAGATTACCAACAATTTTGAATGAACAGAGTATCTGAAGGCATTTTGGTGAAATGCAAAAATGTTAAGTCTAGTCTTGCATCTTTGTTCAATGCTTGatatccatccaaccatccatccagccagccaTCCACCCATCCTTCCATTTATGAATCCATACCCAGTTTATCTCCCACTTGAGTGGGCTCTGTGGGGTCTGAAGGTTCACCGACGCCAGCAGAGTTGCAGCAACGGACACGGAAGCAGTAAGATTTCCCCTCAGACAGGTCAAACAGAGCAAAACGTGGAGACTTTACTGGAAGCTCTGTGTTCACACGTTGCCAACTGTCTGTGCCGGACACACACTataaaatgcaaacatttacacttttaGCTTCTTGCTAGTAagatatctaaaataaaatatacaaccAAAGTTTATATACTGCAGTGCATTTTAAGTGGGAGTATACAGTTGTATGGATTTTGGACCTTCTCAACGTAGTACATGACACCCTCATATCCCTTGTCGCCTGGAGGCTTCCAACTCAGCACCACATAGTTTTTGGTGGCCTCAATAACTGTGAGATCACAAGGTTTGCAAGGAACGACACCCTCTAAAAGAAGCAGAAAAGTCAAGACATGTCACTCAAACTCCACTAATCACTGTTTTGTCCTCTTAAATGTCTTTACAAAGTGCACATTACAAGGTTCCGCTTACCTACAGGCTCTTCCTCAGTAACAATGATCTGGCCAGTCCAAGGTGCAGAGGCTCCTTCAAgcagaacatgtgtgtgtgtgtgtgtgtgagagagagagagagagagagagagagagagagagagagagagagagagagagagagagagagagagagagagagagagagagagagagagaaattaaaatatgtcttgcctttttttgttttttttttaatactgatatttaaattttatgcatcatgaatattttaacaaattaaagcTTTTCTGTGAAACTCTGTTTCATGAACATCATTGATATTATCACCAGCATGCCACACTGTggtttattgtttactgtttactgttccATTAAATTTATAGTAAAGAAGGTCAGCTCTGGGTGGTACATGCTAGTATATCCTCACCTTTGCGAGCACGGTCAGCAGGGTCCATGGCCGCCACGGGTTCTGACACCCGAGAAGGATGACTCATGCCGCACTTATTCACTGCACGCACACGGAAAATATAGCTGCGGCCTTCAACAAGACCAGTAACTGGAAAACGGGCGAACTTGACTGGAGTATCATTGCATTGAATCCAGTGAGATGTGCCAACTTCACACCTTGTGAATCCAAAACAATAGACAGTTAAAGAAGGGAAGCTGTTTTTCTATAATGTTAATCAAGGTCTTTGAGAGTGCTATTTCATCCTACAGTATACATATACAAGTATATGGATAGAATGACAATAATGGCTCTATAAGTTTAGAGGTTATCACAATACTTGTTTTGTGTCTCCATAAAGATTTATGATAGAGAAAATTTATATAAAgctaatgtatttatttaatgtatattcatcaatttcttttttttttttaaagatttatacacacatacctgTCTACAAAATAGCCCAGTACGGCGCTACTTCCATCCACAGCAGGCTGTTTCCATGTAACAATGACATAATCTTTATTAGCTTCTTGACAAAACACATCCAGAGGAGCACCAGGAGCCCCTGCAACCTCTGCATCACTGTCTATAACACGAAAAGTCACACAGGTCAATTATCAATTTTTCATAAATTCATTCAGATCATCCAAAATTCATGTCAACTCATATTTTGCTATATCATATTTTCTAAATTTGCTAGCCTCAATTTTGATTTAAGTTTCTAAGATGAATTATCACCATATATATGTTGACATAACACTGGTGATTTTCCTGTGTGTCAATGTGATTTTCCCTTTTAAATTGTTGTTGGAGACATAATTGAATACcacattgtactgtattttgTGGTACTGAAATCCTTGTACTGTAGGATTAAGAAAATATCCAAAAGACATTCCTCTCTGAGCTTCTGATTTCTACTTAACTTGAGCTGTTGCACACTTTCGGCAGATAGGTATAAAATTAGAACGAAACCTGAGACCTAAGAGAGGCTCAAGcccacactcataaacacaagGTCTATCACTCCACACAATCTTTAATTCCTtgctttataattatttaaagccCAGATTGTACACGAATCATGTTATACACATGTTTATCTTTATGTTTAATGGTATGGGCTTAAGAACAGAACCAAAACTTTGATACCTACAGAATCAGAAATGAAGGACAGGCCAAATCTGCTTTTAATTTCAGATTATAGACTAATATGAGGTCATGGTGCTAAATGGGAGACAACAAAGGGCCTGCCATCAATTTTTCCACAGCTACAtgagtcattgtgtgtgtgtgtttgtgtgtgtgtgtgtgtgtgtgtgtgtgtgtgtgtgtgtgtgtgtgtgtgtgtgtgtgtgtgtgtgtgtgtgtgtgtgtgtgtgtgtgtgtgtgttgggaaggGGCACTGTTATTGTTGCATGATCTAAATTTGACATGTCCAATGAGAGCAGATAGATTACATTATGACATTGACATAGAAGACAAATCTCATACAAAAACACAACGTTATTAGCACTGAACATGTATAAAGTCCACACTGTACTATatacacagctgtaatactgTCTAAagcacacactctactgtacaACCTTAAAATATGCCGTACATGTCAAAAGTCTAAAAGCCAAGGTAAGCCATCCATCCTCTCTACTCAGATTGTGTCTACATTGG
Encoded proteins:
- the myom1b gene encoding M-protein, striated muscle isoform X6, coding for MSGSIPFYQKQHRHYDRAYRSREAESTISQYQQSSSTYSAHRTNTKGIRDTTFASLDETGVSPKTKRAKPTYLAVDRENQIIGYVVPIFRGSQEFASGLSDTEEAQAKQTAGYLARRDLFSSGVEMERMEHKSRRTVMRESAERISLTKRIHDNEEYHKRLNEDNLMHTPEFVIKPRSHTVWEKQCVRLHCTVTGWPEPRIVWYKNNVSIDPMAHPGKYKLVSSYNVHSLEINRCDFDDTAQYRVSAMNSKGELSAFASVVVKRFKGDVDESLPTPKILPCLEYGVTFETHIVEKFGVSFGREGETMSLGCSVIIYPSLQRFQPEIEWYRDDKLLVTSKWVQMHWSGERATLTLTHLNKEDEGLYTLRVITKSGYETHSAYVFVRDSDAEVAGAPGAPLDVFCQEANKDYVIVTWKQPAVDGSSAVLGYFVDRCEVGTSHWIQCNDTPVKFARFPVTGLVEGRSYIFRVRAVNKCGMSHPSRVSEPVAAMDPADRARKGASAPWTGQIIVTEEEPVEGVVPCKPCDLTVIEATKNYVVLSWKPPGDKGYEGVMYYVEKCVSGTDSWQRVNTELPVKSPRFALFDLSEGKSYCFRVRCCNSAGVGEPSDPTEPTQVGDKLDIPSAPGRVVPTRNTDTSVVVSWEASRHAKELVGYYIETSIAGRNAWEPCNNKPVKATRFVCHGLTTGEKYVFRVRAVNAAGISEFSQESEAIEVKAAIGGGIPHASPAPPFGISVLESVRDSMVLAWKQPTFIGGADIIGYFVDYREVIGGVHGKWHEANIKAVSERAYRVSDLKENMLYQFQVRAANMAGVGLPSLPSQTFKCEEWTIAVPGPPHDLQVLEVRKDSLVLLWKPPVYVGRDEVNGYYIDIKEADADFEKWRGVNEKATSKTYMKIKDLKEGVSYVFRVRAQNKAGVGKASEETEPVLAETKPGTMELLVDVDDEGVISMNFECQNLTAESKFIWSKNYEEMKDTNRLTMETKGNKSKAIFNSPSEEDLGIYSCAVTHTDGASASYTLTEEGLKELLKISHDHKFPIIPLKSELAVQLLEKGRVRFWLQAEKISANGKVEYVFNDNLISQGEKYKMNFDKNTGIIEMFMESLGKEDEGTYTFQLQDGKATNQSSLVLIGNVFKQLQKESEFQRKEWHRKQGPHFVEYLSYEVTSECLVRLKCKVGNMKKDSVALWYKDGREIKASEKLDFAEGVLTLEITKISKKDAGVYEVIVKDDRGQDKSTLNLTDQGFKDLMNHVFSVIANSSTQLKIQSNEEGIRLYTFVNYYNDELLVTWQHKDSAIAFSDRIKSGVVGEQLWLQISEPTEKDKGKYAIEFSDGKGGLKRTIELAGQAYDDAYAEFQRLKAAAIAERNRARVAGGLPDVVTIQEGKALNLTCNISGDPVPEVTWLKNEREMVSDSHYVLKFESGKFASFTITSVNTSDSGKYSILVKNKYGTESSEFTVSVFIPDNVPVKKM
- the myom1b gene encoding M-protein, striated muscle isoform X5; this translates as MSGSIPFYQKQHRHYDRAYRSREAESTISQYQQSSSTYSAHRTNTKGIRDTTFASLDETGVSPKTKRAKPTYLAVDRENQIIGYVVPIFRGSQEFASGLSDTEEAQAKQTAGYLARRDLFSSGVEMERMEHKSRRTVMRESAERISLTKRIHDNEEYHKRLNEDNLMHTPEFVIKPRSHTVWEKQCVRLHCTVTGWPEPRIVWYKNNVSIDPMAHPGKYKLVSSYNVHSLEINRCDFDDTAQYRVSAMNSKGELSAFASVVVKRFKGDVDESLPTPKIYKRWSGSEVPCLEYGVTFETHIVEKFGVSFGREGETMSLGCSVIIYPSLQRFQPEIEWYRDDKLLVTSKWVQMHWSGERATLTLTHLNKEDEGLYTLRVITKSGYETHSAYVFVRDSDAEVAGAPGAPLDVFCQEANKDYVIVTWKQPAVDGSSAVLGYFVDRCEVGTSHWIQCNDTPVKFARFPVTGLVEGRSYIFRVRAVNKCGMSHPSRVSEPVAAMDPADRARKGASAPWTGQIIVTEEEPVEGVVPCKPCDLTVIEATKNYVVLSWKPPGDKGYEGVMYYVEKCVSGTDSWQRVNTELPVKSPRFALFDLSEGKSYCFRVRCCNSAGVGEPSDPTEPTQVGDKLDIPSAPGRVVPTRNTDTSVVVSWEASRHAKELVGYYIETSIAGRNAWEPCNNKPVKATRFVCHGLTTGEKYVFRVRAVNAAGISEFSQESEAIEVKAAIASPAPPFGISVLESVRDSMVLAWKQPTFIGGADIIGYFVDYREVIGGVHGKWHEANIKAVSERAYRVSDLKENMLYQFQVRAANMAGVGLPSLPSQTFKCEEWTIAVPGPPHDLQVLEVRKDSLVLLWKPPVYVGRDEVNGYYIDIKEADADFEKWRGVNEKATSKTYMKIKDLKEGVSYVFRVRAQNKAGVGKASEETEPVLAETKPGTMELLVDVDDEGVISMNFECQNLTAESKFIWSKNYEEMKDTNRLTMETKGNKSKAIFNSPSEEDLGIYSCAVTHTDGASASYTLTEEGLKELLKISHDHKFPIIPLKSELAVQLLEKGRVRFWLQAEKISANGKVEYVFNDNLISQGEKYKMNFDKNTGIIEMFMESLGKEDEGTYTFQLQDGKATNQSSLVLIGNVFKQLQKESEFQRKEWHRKQGPHFVEYLSYEVTSECLVRLKCKVGNMKKDSVALWYKDGREIKASEKLDFAEGVLTLEITKISKKDAGVYEVIVKDDRGQDKSTLNLTDQGFKDLMNHVFSVIANSSTQLKIQSNEEGIRLYTFVNYYNDELLVTWQHKDSAIAFSDRIKSGVVGEQLWLQISEPTEKDKGKYAIEFSDGKGGLKRTIELAGQAYDDAYAEFQRLKAAAIAERNRARVAGGLPDVVTIQEGKALNLTCNISGDPVPEVTWLKNEREMVSDSHYVLKFESGKFASFTITSVNTSDSGKYSILVKNKYGTESSEFTVSVFIPDNVPVKKM